One region of Chanodichthys erythropterus isolate Z2021 chromosome 17, ASM2448905v1, whole genome shotgun sequence genomic DNA includes:
- the LOC137004147 gene encoding calcium-activated chloride channel regulator 4A-like produces the protein MDSRTVSVLLWMLLSSSTGIKLDGNGYVDVTIAISSRVPQDNTLIDKIKDMVTKGSIHLHQALDKKVYFKEATILIPPHWNSTEYTKARTESYEKANVRIDNANPAYGDEPYTLQYGECGAEAQFIHFTPNFLRDDTLIKTYGSRGKVLVHEWAHLRWGVYDEYSETNPFYYSNGRIKATSCSKNIKGQFSDESRQPCQTDPQTLLLTKGCKFFPNKYQNTDNSIMFLPSLDSVSTFCRENEHNYEAPNLQNKKCGKATRTVIFEDSVDKDALRSLKPLLSSPPAPTFKVVQRMHRVVCLVLDVSGSMKGSKILRLQQAATHFLQTIIEDQASVGIVTFSSDAKTLSPLTTIDSESTREKLFELLPKVAEGWTYICKGLNLGLQVLKNDSGDVIGDEIIFLTDGEATDDINSCVPAAIESGAIINTIALGDKADKALREMAAKTVKGKFITASDDILSNQLLHGFSSLTIPTGDQTKDSVQIDSAGKKTSDWFNGTILVDQTIGIKTSFTITYETSLPDISIQSPSGSTYKQVQMLHYEAAKTVTLKVPGTAEPGDWKYSIQTTISQSLTVTATSQAARADVPPIVVKAHMNQQFSDGTKPLIVFAEVSQNYMSVIKAEVWATLESESGSAQQLRLLDNGAGADAFKDDGVYSRYCTQVKKGRSSLKVRVKNLDGQARFTIQKRGGAPYVPGYVVNGVVELNPPKPPVSEEPLEVGSFTRTATGESFEVAFTGSTPPNFPPNRITDLSAEIQEDSVFLTWTAPGEDLDYGTAKSYEIRWSFDLKELRFNFSNAHVFNTSAVSPHEAGSVEQHSFNPNITIQNGTTVFFAVQSVDKVNVKSEISNIAQASKMLPGPKPTNMSGLDLKVMFIAISVCLATVVIIGIIAITTWALSRRKLSGS, from the exons ATGGACTCAAGAACAGTGTCGGTCTTATTATGGATGTTGCTGTCGTCCTCCACTGGAATCAAACTAGATGGAAATGGTTATGTTGATGTTACCATTGCAATCAGTTCAAGAGTACCACAGGATAACACGCTCATTGATAAAATCAAG GACATGGTCACTAAAGGGTCGATTCATCTTCATCAAGCATTGGATAAAAAGGTTTATTTCAAAGAAGCAACGATACTCATTCCACCCCACTGGAATAGTACGGAATATACCAAAGCAAGAACAGAGTCCTATGAAAAG GCAAACGTAAGAATTGATAATGCTAATCCAGCATATGGTGATGAACCCTACACTCTTCAATATGGTGAATGTGGAGCTGAGGCTCAGTTCATTCATTTCACCCCAAACTTCCTCCGAGACGACACACTCATTAAGACTTATGGGTCAAGAG gAAAGGTCTTGGTTCATGAATGGGCTCATCTGAGATGGGGCGTGTATGATGAATACAGTGAAACAAATCCATTCTACTACTCTAATGGTCGTATTAAAGCTACAAG TTGtagcaaaaacattaaaggtcAGTTTTCTGATGAATCACGTCAACCGTGCCAAACTGATCCACAAACTTTACTACTGACTAAAGGGTGCAAGTTTTTTCCTAACAAATATCAAAACACAGACAACTCTATAATGTTCTTACCAAGCCTGGATTCT GTGAGCACATTTTGTCGTGAAAACGAGCACAATTATGAAGCCCCAaacttgcaaaacaaaaaatgtggcAAAGCAACACGGACTGTGATATTTGAAGATTCTGTTGATAAAGACGCACTTCGTTCTCTGAAACCACTGCTGTCCTCTCCACCAGCGCCAACTTTCAAAGTTGTGCAGCGAATGCATCGGGTTGTTTGTCTCGTCCTTGATGTCTCAGGAAGCATGAAA GGCTCCAAAATCCTCCGACTACAGCAGGCTGCCACACATTTCCTGCAGACCATCATTGAGGATCAAGCCAGTGTTGGAATTGTAACCTTTAGTTCTGATGCTAAAACTCTGAGCCCCTTGACTACTATTGACAGTGAATCCACACGAGAGAAACTCTTTGAATTGTTGCCAAAAGTAGCAGAGGGATGGACATACATTTGTAAAGGACTCAATCTTGGCTTACAG GTACTCAAAAATGACAGTGGGGATGTGATAGGGGATGAAATCATTTTTCTGACAGATGGTGAAGCGACGGATGACATTAATAGTTGTGTTCCAGCTGCAATTGAAAGTGGCGCCATTATAAACACAATAGCTTTGGGTGATAAAGCAGATAAAGCACTGAGGGAAATGGCTGCCAAAACTGTTAA GGGGAAATTTATCACAGCCAGTGACGACATTCTCTCTAATCAGCTATTGCATGGATTTTCTTCACTCACGATACCAACAGGAGATCAAACAAAAGACTCAGTTCAG ATAGACAGTGcgggaaaaaaaacatcagatTGGTTCAATGGGACAATATTAGTGGATCAGACCATTGGTATCAAAACCAGCTTTACAATAACCTATGAAACAAGTTTACCTGACATTTCCATACAGTCACCAAGTGGCTCAACCTACAAACAAGTACAGATGCTTCACTATGAAGCAGCAAAAACAGTCACTTTAAAAGTTCCAGGAACTGCAGAG CCTGGGGACTGGAAGTACAGTATCCAAACTACAATAAGTCAGTCTCTGACTGTAACAGCAACGAGTCAAGCGGCGCGAGCTGATGTTCCTCCTATCGTTGTCAAAGCCCACATGAACCAGCAGTTCAGTGACGGCACTAAACCCTTGATAGTGTTTGCTGAGGTCAGTCAAAATTACATGTCTGTAATAAAGGCTGAAGTGTGGGCTACACTGGAGTCTGAATCTGGATCTGCACAACAATTACGACTCCTGGACAATGGAGCAG GAGCTGATGCTTTCAAAGATGATGGCGTCTATTCCAGATATTGCACACAGGTGAAAAAAGGGAGAAGCAGCTTGAAAGTAAGAGTGAAGAATCTAGATGGACAAGCCAGATTTACTATCCAAAAAAGGGGTGGTGCCCCATACGTACCTGGATATGTGGTAAACG GTGTGGTGGAGCTGAACCCTCCAAAGCCTCCAGTTTCTGAGGAACCACTTGAGGTTGGAAGCTTTACCAGGACAGCCACTGGAGAGAGTTTTGAAGTGGCTTTTACAGGCTCAACCCCACCAAATTTCCCCCCTAACAGAATCACAGATCTGAGTGCTGAGATCCAGGAGGACTCTGTGTTTCTCACCTGGACGGCTCCTGGTGAAGACCTCGACTATGGGACAG CTAAATCCTATGAGATCAGGTGGAGCTTTGACCTTAAAGAGCTTCGATTCAACTTCAGCAATGCTCATGTATTCAACACATCTGCTGTCTCACCGCATGAGGCTGGATCAGTTGAACAGCATTCATTCAATCCTAATATCACAATCCAAAATGGCACCACTGTCTTTTTTGCTGTTCAGTCTGTGGATAAAGTGAATGTAAAATCTGAAATCTCAAACATTGCTCAAGCTTCAAAGATGCTCCCTGGTCCAAAACCCACAAACATGTCAGGTCTAGACCTGAAGGTGATGTTTATTGCAATTTCTGTTTGTCTGGCAACTGTGGTGATTATTGGTATTATTGCGATAACAACATGGGCGTTGAGTCGAAGAAAACTTTCTGGTTCTTAG